A stretch of DNA from Methylomicrobium lacus LW14:
GAAGCCTGCCGACTGGAACCGCCTGATTTCGGATCCGGAAGTGATTTTGATCGACACCCGCAACGACTATGAATATCAGGTCGGCACCTTCAAAAATGCGGTCAATCCGAATACCGAAAGCTTCCGCGAGTTTCCGCAATTCGTCAAAGACCATCTCGATCCTGCGCAGCACAAGAAAGTCGCGATGTTTTGCACCGGCGGCATCCGCTGCGAAAAATCGACGGCTTATCTGAAGGAACAGGGCTTCGAAGAGGTCTATCACCTGCAAGGCGGCATTTTGAAATATCTGGAAGAGGTGCCGGCCGAGAATACGCTCTGGCAGGGCGAATGCTTCGTTTTCGACGAGCGCGTGACGGTCGACCATGCGCTGCAAAAGGGCGAATATGACCAATGCCACGCCTGCCGCCTACCGATTACCGCAGCGGACAAGGCCGATCCGCGTTACCAAAAAGGCGTCAGTTGCCCGCATTGCCATGACAAACTGACCGCGGAACAAATAAGCCGTTTCAGCGAGCGT
This window harbors:
- a CDS encoding rhodanese-related sulfurtransferase, coding for MSQIVVCAMYKFVTLENYWHLRQPLHRVMEDNGVRGTLLLAVEGINGTVAGSREGIDTVLAWLRTDPRLADIDTKESYTNVPPFNRTKVKLKKEIVTMGVEGIDPRRVVGTYVKPADWNRLISDPEVILIDTRNDYEYQVGTFKNAVNPNTESFREFPQFVKDHLDPAQHKKVAMFCTGGIRCEKSTAYLKEQGFEEVYHLQGGILKYLEEVPAENTLWQGECFVFDERVTVDHALQKGEYDQCHACRLPITAADKADPRYQKGVSCPHCHDKLTAEQISRFSEREKQMQLARQRGEAHIGSDAARSLIAKREAKQLRREQQAASQLDQVC